The genome window CTTATGAGCTTGCAAATTCTATCGTGGATGTTATGAAAGCTTTTGGTGGAGGATTTAATGCCAAAGAAGAATCAAAAGAAAACATCAAAGCTATGGAAGAAAACTTAAAGGAAAACTTTTATAACAACTAAGTTTAAAACTTAGTTGTTAATGCATTTGAATTTGAATTCTTTGGTTAAAATTATTATTTCCTCTATCTTTTGGACTGTTATGCTCAAAACGATAACGCATACTGCCTGAAACATTAACATCTTGAAAAATTTCATCTAAAGGTGCAGAATTTGATACGCTTATAAGTCCTAATAAAAATACAAAAAATGCTATAAAAATCTTTTTCATTGTAAAGCCTTTGTAAAAATATGATACAATTATAGTCTTTTTAAATAACTACAAAATGAAAATTTAGGAAAAATATGAATTTTTTACAAAAACTAGCTCTTTCTTACTCACACAAGGCTATGCAAAAATCTTTAGAAAATGGCTTTAATGTTAAACTTTTAAAAGAAGGACAAGAAAAAAAAGTTAATTCAAAAAAATCTTATATGCTATATGCTCATATACCATTTTGTCATACTTTTTGCCCATACTGCAGTTTTCATAAATACTACTACAATGAAGATTTAGCAAAAAGGTATTTTGAAAGTTTAAGGGAAGAAATCAAACAAATTAAAGACAAGGGGTTTGATTTTACTTCTATGTATGTAGGTGGTGGTACTACTTTAATCAACGAAGAAGAACTTGCTAAAACCTTAGAACTTTGCAAAAAATTATTTAGCATCAAAGAAATTTCTTGTGAAACCGATCCAAATCACATTAATCCTAAAAAGTTAGAAATGTTTAAAGGACTTATAGATCGTTTAAGTTGTGGTATACAAAGCTTTGATGATGATATCTTAAAAAAAGTAGCAAGATATCATAAATTTGGTTCAAGCAAAGAACTTCAAGAAAAGCTTTCTAAAGCCATAGGTGTACTTCCTATTATGAGTATTGATTTGATTTTTAATTTTCCTTCTCAAACCAAAGAGCAATTACTCAATGATTTAGAAATAGCCAAAAGTTTAAAACCTCAACAAATCACAACTTATCCTTTAATGAAATCAAATCTAACTAAAGATAATATCGCAAAAACCTTAGGAGTAAGTTTTAAAGATAATGAATTTGAATTTTATAAAATCATTATAGATTTTTTCAAAGATTATGAAAGAAATAATGCATGGTCGTTTTCTTTAGAAAAAAGTAGTTTTAATGATGAGTATGTAAGCAGCCATCATGAGTATTTGGGTGTAGGAAGTGGGGCTTTTAGCTTTTTAGATGGAGAGCTTTTAATTAATGCTTTTAATTTAAATGATTATTCTAAGCTCATCAAGGAAAAACAAAATGCAAATATTGCTAAAGCTAATTTTAGTAAAAAAGAAATCATCAAATATGTCTTTTTAACCGAAATGTTTGCTGGTAAAATCGAGATCGATAAATTTAACAAAACCTTAGAATGTAATCTAGAAAAAGATCTTTTTATAGAGCTTTTAGGGCTTAAATTAAGCGGAGCTATAAAAAAAGAAGGCAATACTTTATATACAAGTGAATTTGGACGTTATTTGTTTATGGTATTGATGAAAGATTTTTATACAGGTATGGATTTAGTGCGTGCTGTATTTAGAGATGATAAACGCTTACAAGATAAAGAACACATTAATATCATGCAAGAAAATGTTGATCCGCTTGATTTTAAAAGTATGGAATTTAAAGGATAGAAAGCCTTTTTTAAAGGCTTTCTATTAAAAT of Campylobacter lari contains these proteins:
- a CDS encoding mini-MOMP protein, with protein sequence MKKIFIAFFVFLLGLISVSNSAPLDEIFQDVNVSGSMRYRFEHNSPKDRGNNNFNQRIQIQMH
- a CDS encoding coproporphyrinogen III oxidase family protein; amino-acid sequence: MNFLQKLALSYSHKAMQKSLENGFNVKLLKEGQEKKVNSKKSYMLYAHIPFCHTFCPYCSFHKYYYNEDLAKRYFESLREEIKQIKDKGFDFTSMYVGGGTTLINEEELAKTLELCKKLFSIKEISCETDPNHINPKKLEMFKGLIDRLSCGIQSFDDDILKKVARYHKFGSSKELQEKLSKAIGVLPIMSIDLIFNFPSQTKEQLLNDLEIAKSLKPQQITTYPLMKSNLTKDNIAKTLGVSFKDNEFEFYKIIIDFFKDYERNNAWSFSLEKSSFNDEYVSSHHEYLGVGSGAFSFLDGELLINAFNLNDYSKLIKEKQNANIAKANFSKKEIIKYVFLTEMFAGKIEIDKFNKTLECNLEKDLFIELLGLKLSGAIKKEGNTLYTSEFGRYLFMVLMKDFYTGMDLVRAVFRDDKRLQDKEHINIMQENVDPLDFKSMEFKG